In the Carassius gibelio isolate Cgi1373 ecotype wild population from Czech Republic chromosome B24, carGib1.2-hapl.c, whole genome shotgun sequence genome, one interval contains:
- the LOC128012868 gene encoding cerebellin-2-like — MVPASCPGPFAMLALAFLLGCGIGLCLGQNDTEPIVLEGKCLVVCDSNPSSDGGVTSSLGISVRSGSAKVAFSAVRGTNHEPSEMSNTSMTIYFDQVLVNIGNHFDLKASLFTAPRRGIYSFSFHVVKVYNRQTIQVNLMQNEYPVISAFAGDQDVTREAASNGVLLMVEREDRVYLKLERGNLMGGWKYSTFSGFLVFPL; from the exons ATGGTGCCAGCATCCTGTCCCGGACCCTTTGCCATGCTGGCTCTCGCCTTTCTCCTGGGATGTGGCATAGGGCTCTGTCTGGGCCAGAATGACACGGAGCCCATCGTTCTGGAGGGAAAGTGTCTGGTGGTATGCGACTCCAACCCCTCTTCTGACGGAGGAGTCACCTCTTCGCTTGGGATATCTGTGCGCTCCGGCAGCGCCAAAGTGGCTTTTTCGGCCGTCAGAGGGACAAACCACGAACCTTCGGAGATGAGCAACACATCCATGACCATCTATTTTGACCAG GTCTTAGTAAACATTGGCAATCATTTCGACCTAAAAGCGAGTTTGTTTACCGCACCACGCAGAGGAATATACAGTTTCAGCTTTCATGTGGTCAAGGTCTACAACAGACAAACCATACAG GTTAACCTGATGCAGAACGAATACCCGGTCATATCTGCTTTTGCTGGAGATCAGGATGTCACTCGGGAGGCGGCGAGTAACGGAGTTCTACTGATGGTGGAGCGCGAGGATCGAGTCTATCTCAAGTTGGAACGAGGGAATCTAATGGGCGGATGGAAATACTCCACGTTCTCTGGATTTTTAGTCTTTCCTCTTTAA